In Rhodobacter xanthinilyticus, a single window of DNA contains:
- a CDS encoding GH25 family lysozyme produces MIRWAGAALVVAAVLAGCGGGRHDAGPRKGALMAPEALDAASYRAPGIPARFGDISPHDWTGLTPANYPIHGIDASRYQGAIDFATARRAGVSFAWLKGTEGGDRVDPGYEMNAAAARAAGVPVGAYHFYYFCRPASEQADWFIRNIPKQKGDLPPVLDIEWNSTSPSCQLRPPAETVRAEMAVFLNALARHYGTRPVVYTTPDFYAENDLGQMSGVEFWLRSVAGHPTDRYPGERWSFWQYSGTGVVPGVGGTSDLNAFAGSAEAWAGWLAERRQR; encoded by the coding sequence ATGATTCGGTGGGCAGGCGCGGCGCTTGTGGTGGCGGCGGTTCTGGCGGGCTGCGGCGGTGGGCGCCACGATGCGGGGCCGCGCAAGGGCGCGCTGATGGCGCCCGAGGCGCTGGATGCGGCGAGCTATCGCGCGCCCGGCATCCCCGCGCGCTTTGGCGATATCTCGCCCCATGACTGGACCGGCCTGACCCCGGCCAATTACCCGATCCACGGCATCGACGCCTCGCGCTATCAAGGCGCGATCGATTTCGCCACGGCGCGGCGCGCAGGCGTCAGCTTCGCCTGGTTGAAGGGCACCGAGGGCGGCGACCGGGTCGACCCGGGCTACGAGATGAACGCCGCCGCCGCGCGCGCGGCCGGGGTGCCGGTCGGCGCCTATCACTTCTATTATTTCTGCCGCCCGGCGTCGGAGCAGGCCGATTGGTTCATCCGCAACATCCCGAAACAGAAGGGCGATTTGCCCCCGGTTCTCGATATCGAGTGGAATTCGACCTCGCCGAGCTGTCAGCTGCGCCCGCCGGCGGAAACCGTGCGCGCGGAGATGGCGGTGTTTCTCAACGCGCTCGCGCGGCATTACGGCACCCGGCCGGTGGTCTATACCACCCCCGATTTCTACGCCGAGAATGACCTGGGCCAGATGTCGGGCGTCGAGTTCTGGCTGCGCTCGGTCGCGGGGCACCCGACCGACCGCTACCCGGGCGAGCGCTGGTCGTTTTGGCAATATTCCGGCACCGGCGTCGTGCCCGGGGTCGGCGGCACGAGCGATCTCAACGCGTTTGCGGGCTCGGCCGAGGCCTGGGCGGGCTGGCTCGCCGAGCGCCGCCAGCGCTGA
- a CDS encoding EF-hand domain-containing protein: protein MKRLLPLAAAALALSAGLAQAQTFVPGEQFIAVWDLDSDGKVTLAEAREQRGNIFAMFDENGDGKFEAAEYALIDEHKAMEAEAGMGPGHNMPEGMTPPAGRGPGQGMGQGKGQGRGMAPIDPQTGFDRPAAEMMGMFDANRDGTVTQEEFVAGTDGWFAMRDRDGDSVLTTADFGPGR, encoded by the coding sequence ATGAAACGCCTTCTCCCCCTCGCCGCCGCCGCCCTCGCCCTCAGCGCGGGGCTCGCGCAGGCGCAAACCTTTGTTCCGGGCGAGCAATTCATAGCCGTCTGGGATCTCGACAGCGATGGCAAGGTGACCCTCGCCGAGGCGCGCGAACAGCGCGGCAATATCTTCGCGATGTTCGACGAGAACGGCGACGGCAAATTCGAGGCCGCCGAATATGCGCTGATCGACGAGCACAAGGCGATGGAGGCCGAGGCCGGCATGGGCCCGGGCCACAACATGCCCGAAGGCATGACCCCGCCCGCCGGGCGCGGCCCGGGGCAAGGCATGGGCCAGGGAAAGGGCCAGGGCCGCGGCATGGCGCCGATCGACCCGCAGACCGGCTTTGACCGCCCCGCCGCCGAGATGATGGGCATGTTCGACGCCAACCGCGACGGCACCGTCACCCAGGAAGAATTCGTCGCGGGCACCGACGGCTGGTTCGCGATGCGCGACCGCGACGGCGACAGCGTGCTCACCACCGCCGATTTCGGCCCGGGGCGCTGA
- a CDS encoding carboxymuconolactone decarboxylase family protein — protein MSYKGKIDDMRGELRVMSKLIPDAMQGFGVLSKAVKENGPLDVKAKEFVALGMAVVLRCEPCINFHVEALMKAGATREELGDVLAMAIQMGGGPGVMYAGHALACWDELAAAQA, from the coding sequence ATGAGCTATAAGGGTAAAATCGACGATATGCGCGGCGAGCTGCGCGTGATGAGCAAGCTGATTCCGGATGCCATGCAGGGCTTCGGCGTGCTCTCGAAAGCGGTGAAGGAAAACGGCCCGCTCGACGTGAAGGCGAAGGAATTCGTGGCCCTCGGCATGGCGGTCGTGCTGCGCTGCGAGCCCTGCATCAACTTCCATGTCGAGGCGCTGATGAAGGCGGGCGCCACCCGCGAGGAGCTTGGCGATGTGCTCGCCATGGCGATCCAGATGGGCGGCGGCCCGGGCGTGATGTATGCGGGCCATGCGCTCGCCTGCTGGGATGAGCTCGCCGCCGCGCAGGCCTGA
- a CDS encoding NAD(P)/FAD-dependent oxidoreductase — MTHDFLIIGGGVAGLSAAARLAPEGALALLEAEEALGYHASGRSAALYEPHYGNPAVVALSLASGEYYHGSGLLSPRGVMFLDGPDQGARFRTHVAEFALTELSLAEARGLFPILNPETVGFAAHAPSAWDIDTDAYLQRLARETRAAGGEIITRARVERITRLPGGWEIAAGERVFRARVLINAAGAWVDRVAALAGVAPLGFTPLRRSMARISLPAGLDPATWPMVIGGAEEWYCKPDAGALIVSPAEEDPAEPHDAFADDMVLAEGLARYEAMVSAPVTRMIANWAGLRTFSPDRAPVIGFAPAEPGFFWLAGQGGYGFQSAPAASALAAALLCGRAPDLAPEIVASVAPGRLT, encoded by the coding sequence ATGACACATGATTTCCTGATCATCGGGGGTGGCGTCGCGGGGCTTTCCGCGGCCGCCCGGTTGGCGCCCGAGGGCGCGCTCGCGCTCTTGGAGGCCGAAGAGGCGCTGGGGTATCACGCCTCGGGCCGCTCGGCCGCGCTTTATGAGCCCCATTACGGCAACCCGGCGGTGGTCGCGCTGTCGCTGGCCTCGGGCGAGTATTACCACGGCTCGGGGCTGCTTTCGCCGCGGGGGGTGATGTTCCTCGATGGCCCCGATCAGGGCGCGCGGTTTCGCACCCATGTCGCGGAATTCGCGCTGACCGAGCTCAGCCTCGCGGAGGCGCGCGGCCTCTTCCCGATCCTCAACCCCGAGACAGTGGGCTTTGCCGCCCATGCGCCCTCGGCCTGGGATATCGACACCGACGCCTATCTGCAGCGCCTCGCGCGCGAGACCCGCGCCGCGGGCGGCGAGATCATCACCCGCGCCCGCGTCGAGCGGATCACCCGGCTGCCCGGCGGCTGGGAGATCGCCGCGGGCGAGCGGGTATTCCGCGCGCGGGTCTTGATCAACGCCGCCGGCGCCTGGGTCGACCGGGTCGCGGCGCTCGCCGGGGTGGCGCCTTTGGGCTTCACGCCGCTGCGCCGCTCGATGGCGCGGATCTCCCTGCCCGCGGGGCTCGACCCCGCCACCTGGCCGATGGTGATCGGCGGCGCGGAGGAATGGTATTGCAAGCCCGATGCCGGGGCGCTGATCGTCTCGCCCGCCGAGGAGGACCCGGCCGAGCCGCATGACGCTTTCGCCGACGATATGGTGCTCGCCGAGGGGCTTGCGCGCTATGAGGCGATGGTCAGCGCGCCGGTCACGCGGATGATCGCGAATTGGGCGGGGCTGCGCACCTTCTCGCCCGACCGCGCGCCGGTGATCGGCTTTGCGCCCGCCGAGCCCGGGTTCTTCTGGCTCGCCGGGCAAGGCGGCTATGGGTTCCAATCGGCGCCCGCGGCCTCGGCCTTGGCGGCGGCGCTTTTGTGCGGGCGCGCGCCGGATCTGGCGCCCGAGATCGTTGCGTCGGTTGCGCCGGGGCGTCTTACATAA
- the carB gene encoding carbamoyl-phosphate synthase large subunit, with amino-acid sequence MPKRTDIKSILIIGAGPIVIGQACEFDYSGAQACKALREEGYRVILVNSNPATIMTDPEMADATYIEPITPEVVAKIIEKERPDALLPTMGGQTGLNTSLALADMGVLEKFGVELIGANREAIEMAEDRKLFREAMDRIGLENPKATIVAAPKLENGKYDINAGVAQALADLDHIGLPAIIRPAFTLGGTGGGVAYNRDDYERICRSGLDASPVAQILVDESLLGWKEYEMEVVRDRADNAIIVCSIENIDPMGVHTGDSITVAPALTLTDKEYQIMRNGSIAVLREIGVETGGSNVQWAINPVDGRMVVIEMNPRVSRSSALASKATGFPIAKIAAKLAVGYTLDELDNDITKVTPASFEPTIDYVVTKIPRFAFEKFPGSKAELTTAMKSVGEAMAIGRSFHESVQKALASMETGLTGFDEIAIEGAPDKAAVIKAISSQTPDRLRLIAQAMRHGLTDDEIVAATAFDPWFLARIREIIDAEAAVRKSGLPLDEKGLRALKMMGFTDARLAKLTGRDEAQVRRARRNLGVKAVFKRIDTCAAEFEAQTPYMYSTYEAPAMGDVECEARPSDRKKVVILGGGPNRIGQGIEFDYCCCHACFSLSKAGYETIMVNCNPETVSTDYDTSDRLYFEPLTLENVLEILRVEQDNGTLHGVIVQFGGQTPLKLANALEAEGIPILGTTPDAIDLAEDRERFQRLLNELGLKQPVNGIAHSEAEAYEIAGRVGYPLVIRPSYVLGGRAMEIVRDLDQLKRYINTAVVVSGSSPVLLDSYLSGAVEIDVDALCDGSNVHVAGIMQHIEEAGVHSGDSACSLPPYSLSRETIAELKAQTVKLALGLNVVGLMNVQFAIKDGVIYVLEVNPRASRTVPFVAKATDSAIASIAARLMAGEPLSNFPERAAYPEGVGPETPLPFADPLTLADPNTPWFSVKEAVLPFARFPGVDTLLGPEMRSTGEVMGWDRNFPRAFLKAQLGAGTKLPEEGRVFLSIKDPDKSADLAGAARDLVKMGFALVATRGTAAWLKEHGVEAEAVNKVYEGRPNIVDRLKNGDIQLVMNTTEGNQSISDSREIRAVALYDHIPYFTTAAASIAAVAAMKSRGEGEISVRPLQA; translated from the coding sequence ATGCCGAAGAGAACCGACATCAAGTCCATCCTCATCATCGGCGCAGGGCCTATCGTGATCGGGCAAGCCTGCGAATTCGACTATTCGGGCGCCCAGGCCTGCAAGGCGCTGCGCGAAGAGGGCTACCGGGTGATCCTGGTGAACTCGAACCCCGCGACGATCATGACCGACCCGGAAATGGCCGATGCGACCTATATCGAGCCGATCACCCCCGAGGTCGTCGCCAAGATCATCGAGAAGGAACGCCCCGACGCGCTCCTGCCGACGATGGGCGGGCAGACCGGCCTGAACACCTCGCTTGCGCTGGCCGACATGGGGGTGCTGGAGAAATTCGGTGTCGAGCTGATCGGCGCGAACCGCGAAGCCATCGAAATGGCCGAGGACCGCAAGCTGTTCCGCGAGGCGATGGACCGGATCGGCCTCGAGAACCCGAAGGCCACGATCGTCGCCGCGCCGAAGCTCGAAAACGGCAAATATGACATCAACGCCGGGGTCGCCCAGGCGCTCGCCGATCTCGACCATATCGGCCTGCCGGCGATCATCCGCCCCGCCTTCACGCTCGGCGGCACCGGCGGCGGCGTCGCCTATAACCGCGACGATTACGAGCGCATCTGCCGCTCGGGCCTCGATGCCTCGCCGGTGGCGCAGATCCTCGTCGACGAGAGCCTGCTGGGCTGGAAAGAATATGAGATGGAGGTCGTGCGCGACCGCGCCGACAACGCGATCATCGTCTGTTCGATCGAGAACATCGACCCGATGGGCGTGCACACGGGCGACAGCATCACCGTCGCGCCGGCGCTGACGCTGACCGACAAGGAATATCAGATCATGCGCAACGGCTCGATCGCCGTTCTGCGCGAGATCGGCGTCGAGACCGGCGGCTCGAACGTGCAATGGGCGATCAACCCGGTCGACGGGCGGATGGTCGTGATCGAGATGAATCCGCGCGTCAGCCGCTCCTCGGCGCTGGCCTCGAAGGCGACCGGCTTCCCGATCGCCAAGATCGCGGCGAAGCTCGCGGTGGGCTATACGCTCGACGAGCTCGACAACGACATCACCAAGGTCACGCCGGCGAGCTTCGAGCCGACGATCGACTATGTCGTGACCAAGATCCCGCGCTTTGCCTTCGAGAAATTCCCGGGCTCGAAAGCCGAGCTGACCACCGCGATGAAATCGGTGGGCGAGGCGATGGCGATCGGGCGCAGCTTCCACGAATCGGTGCAAAAGGCGCTCGCCTCGATGGAAACCGGCCTGACCGGCTTTGACGAGATCGCGATCGAGGGCGCGCCGGACAAGGCCGCGGTGATCAAGGCGATCTCGAGCCAGACGCCCGACCGGCTGCGGCTGATCGCGCAGGCGATGCGCCACGGGCTGACCGATGACGAGATCGTCGCCGCGACCGCGTTCGATCCGTGGTTCCTCGCGCGGATCCGCGAGATCATCGACGCCGAGGCGGCTGTGCGCAAATCCGGCCTGCCGCTCGATGAAAAGGGGCTGCGCGCGCTCAAGATGATGGGCTTCACCGATGCCCGTCTCGCCAAGCTCACCGGCCGCGACGAGGCGCAGGTGCGCCGCGCGCGCCGCAACCTCGGCGTGAAGGCGGTGTTCAAGCGCATCGACACCTGCGCGGCCGAGTTCGAGGCGCAGACGCCCTACATGTATTCGACCTACGAAGCCCCCGCGATGGGCGATGTGGAATGCGAGGCCCGCCCGAGCGACCGCAAGAAGGTCGTGATCCTCGGCGGCGGCCCGAACCGGATCGGCCAGGGCATCGAGTTCGATTATTGCTGCTGCCACGCGTGCTTCTCGCTCTCGAAGGCGGGCTATGAGACGATCATGGTCAACTGCAACCCCGAGACCGTCTCGACCGACTATGACACCTCGGACCGGCTTTATTTCGAGCCGCTGACGCTCGAAAACGTGCTCGAGATCCTGCGTGTCGAGCAAGACAATGGCACGCTGCACGGCGTGATCGTGCAATTCGGCGGCCAGACGCCGCTCAAGCTCGCCAATGCGCTCGAGGCCGAGGGGATCCCGATCCTCGGCACCACGCCCGACGCGATCGACCTCGCCGAGGACCGCGAGCGCTTCCAGCGGCTCCTCAATGAGCTCGGCCTGAAACAGCCGGTCAACGGCATCGCGCATAGCGAGGCCGAGGCCTATGAGATCGCCGGCCGCGTCGGCTATCCGCTGGTGATCCGCCCCTCCTATGTGCTCGGCGGGCGCGCGATGGAAATCGTGCGCGATCTCGACCAGCTCAAGCGCTACATCAACACCGCGGTGGTGGTCTCGGGCTCGAGCCCGGTCCTGCTCGACAGCTATCTCTCCGGCGCGGTCGAGATCGACGTCGATGCGCTCTGCGACGGCAGCAATGTCCATGTCGCGGGGATCATGCAGCATATCGAGGAAGCGGGCGTCCACTCGGGCGACTCGGCCTGCTCGCTGCCGCCCTATTCGCTCTCGCGCGAGACGATCGCCGAGCTGAAGGCGCAGACGGTGAAGCTCGCGCTCGGGCTGAACGTCGTCGGCCTGATGAACGTGCAATTCGCGATCAAGGATGGCGTGATCTACGTTCTCGAGGTCAACCCGCGCGCCTCGCGCACCGTGCCCTTCGTCGCCAAGGCCACCGACAGCGCCATCGCCTCGATCGCGGCGCGGCTGATGGCGGGCGAGCCGCTCTCGAACTTCCCCGAGCGCGCGGCCTATCCCGAAGGCGTCGGCCCGGAAACGCCGCTGCCCTTCGCCGATCCGCTGACGCTGGCCGACCCGAACACGCCGTGGTTCTCGGTCAAGGAAGCGGTGCTGCCGTTTGCGCGCTTCCCGGGCGTCGATACGCTGCTCGGGCCGGAAATGCGCTCGACCGGCGAGGTGATGGGCTGGGATCGCAACTTCCCGCGCGCCTTCCTCAAGGCGCAGCTCGGCGCGGGCACCAAGCTGCCCGAAGAGGGCCGGGTGTTCCTCTCGATCAAGGATCCCGACAAATCGGCCGATCTCGCCGGCGCGGCGCGTGATCTGGTGAAGATGGGCTTTGCCCTCGTCGCCACGCGCGGCACGGCGGCCTGGCTCAAGGAGCATGGCGTCGAGGCCGAGGCGGTCAACAAGGTCTATGAGGGCCGCCCGAATATCGTCGACCGGCTGAAGAACGGCGATATTCAGCTGGTGATGAACACCACCGAGGGCAACCAGTCGATCTCCGACAGCCGCGAGATCCGCGCCGTCGCGCTTTACGACCACATCCCCTATTTCACCACCGCCGCCGCCTCGATCGCGGCCGTCGCGGCGATGAAATCGCGCGGTGAGGGCGAGATCTCGGTGCGGCCGCTGCAGGCCTGA